The window CCTCAATAAGGAGCTTTCGCCAACGAACAGGATACCACGAAGTGTGACGTCTTTGGCATCGGTGTCCTTTTTGTCACGGTGAATGTTTCTCCTGTTGGCTTGTCGGCCGCACGACGGGGCGGTGGCGGATCGTCACTCCTCGACGGGACGGACGGCGCGCGACGTGCGCGCCGTGCCGGCAAGGCCCTGCTCGCGCGCGCGGTTCGCGGCCGCGTCGCGCACCGCTTCGTGCACCTTCGGGTCGAGCGGGCTTGGCACGACCTCGCCGGGCGCGGCGTGCGCGGCGATAGCCTCGGCGGCGTCGATCAGCATCGCCACGGTGACGGTGCGGCTTCGGGCCAGGAGCGCGCCCTTGATAAGGCCCGGATAGGCGAGCGCGTTGTTGATCGAACGGCCGTCGCCGGCGAACGCGGCGCCCGCCTCGCGCGCCTTTTGCGGTTCGATTTCGGGAAACGGGTTCGAGAGCGCGAAGATGACCTGCCCCTTTTTCACCATCGACGGGTCGATGAGGCGCGGGCGGCCGGTCGTGGCGATGACGATATCGGCCTCGTGCATGAGGGCGGGCAGCTCGACGGTCCGCGCACCTCGCGCCGTAAGCCGCGCGATGGCCTCGTCCGACACGTCCGTGACGAGCACGTCCTTGACGCCGTAGGCGAGCGCCAGGCTCGCGATGGCGGTTCCGGCGGCGCCAAGGCCGATCTGCCCGAGCCGCGCCGTGCGCAGGTCCAGGCCCGTGAGGCGACAGGCGTTGATGATGGCGGCCAGCGCCACGATGGCGGTGCCGTGCTGGTCGTCGTGAAACACCGGCTTGTCGAGCTTCGCGCGCAGCGTGGACTCGATGAAAAAGCAGTCCGGCGTGCGGATATCTTCCAGGTGGATCGCTCCGAAACCCGGCGCGATGCGAAGCACGGTCGCGACGAATTCCTCCGGGTCGAGCGTGTCGATCAATATCGGCGTCGCGCTGACTTGCGCGAAGCGATCGTAGAGCACGGCCTTGCCTTCCATCACGGGCAACGAGGCCAGCGGGCCGATGTTGCCAAGCCCCAGCACGCGCGAGCCGTTGGTCATGATGCCGACGGAGTTGCCGATGCCCGTCAGTTCCCACGCGAGTTCCGGGTCGCGCTCGATCGCCTTGGCCACCCGCGCCACGCCCGGCGTATAGATTTGACGCAGATCGCCGAGCTGCCGAATCTCGACGCGGCTCGTGGAGTGCAGCTTGCCGCCGCGGTGGCTCTCGAATACGCGGTCGAAGGTCTCCAGCAGTTCCACGCCCTCGAGGCGCCGGGCGACATCGATCAGGCGCCGCGTGTGCTCTTCGTCCCTCGCTTCGACGGTGATGTCGCGGATCGTGTCGCCCTCGCCGATGCGCACGATGGTGAGCTCGCCGAACAGGCCGCCCTCGTCCGCGATCGCGGCGGTAAAACGCGAAAGCTCGCCGGGTTCATGCTTGATGCGGACGCGGAAGATCGTGTCGATGGTGTCCCTGCGCATGGCGTGACGGCCCCTGTCGGTGTCCTCGGCGCGGACGGCGCCGGCCAGTACGGCCGCAATCCTAGCGCCGGATTTTCGCACCGCAACCGAGTCTCGCTTGACTTCGCGCGCGAGACAGGATGTTGCAACGGTCACCCATGGCCCGTCGTCGCCCGTTGGTCACCCGATTTGTCTATGTAATCCGCGTGACGTTCGAGGCGTTTTCGGCGATTCGCGCCATGCGCGGGGCGTTCGCGCCCGAGCGCCGATTGACGCGGGAAATCCGCAAGGCGGATAATGACCGGCCATGTGGACGAAGGATATCACGAGCCTTTGCCCGGACTGCGAAACCGAGATTCCGGGGCAGATTTTTTCGCGCGGCGGAGACCTTTACCTTCGGCGGACGTGCGAGACGCACGGCGAGACGGAGGTATTTTTCTGGCGCGACGAGAAAACCTATCGCGCTTGCCTGCCCGAAAACGGGCACGCGCGCTCGTTGCCCGCGGGCCCGTTGCGGATCTTTTCGCCGGAGACCGAGTCGTTCCTGACGACGCTCGCCATCGATATCACCGAGCGCTGCAACCTGACATGCCCGACGTGCGTCTCGGCGGCCAAGCACATCGGCGATGTGGGCTACGAGGACGGCGACCTGCCGATGGCGACGCTCCTCGATCTCATTCCCGATTATCGCGGCCGCGAGAAGAAGCCGAACATCTCGCTCATCGGCGGCGAGTCGAGCCTTCGCCGCGACCTGCCCGAATTCGTCGAGGCGATCATCGCGCAAAAAGGCATCACGCCCCGGCTCAATTCCAACGGCATCCTGCTGATGGACGAGGCGCGAATCGAGCGCCTGTGGCAGGCGGGACTGCGTTGGGTGATCTTGCAATTCGACGGCTTCACGCCCGCGCCGTCCATCGAGTTTCGCGGCGCGGACCTGTCGAAGCAGAAATTCAAGGTGATCGAACGGCTTTCGAAGCGCGGGTTCAACATCCACCTCGCGTGCATGGTCGCGCGCGGGGTGAACGACGGCGAGATCGGCGACATCCTTCGCTTCGCGTCGTCGCACGCGAACATCCGCCGCGTCAGCTTCTACCCGCGCTCGCATATCGGCCGCATCGAGGATCACGAGGCCGGGTCGACGCACGTCATCGACGTCATGAACGCGATCGAAAACGGCACCGGCGGCGAGGTGACGGCGGACGACCTGCTGGCGAGCAAACGGCTTGGCGAGCGCATCCACAAGGTGACGCATCACCCGATGTTCCGGCCGCGTCCGTGCATCTTCCCCGCGCTGCTCATGCGCGAGGGCGACCGTCTGCTTTCATGCCACAAGCTTTTTTCGCCCGCGAGCGCGTGGCGGCACCCGCGCGCATTCGCCAAACTCGCGCGTTACGGGCGGCGGCTATTGGCGCCGGACGACGCGGGCTATCCGCCGGATTTCCTGTTTATCAATATCGAGAAGTTCTACGATGGGCACGCCTTCGACGTCGCCGGCGCGCACAACTGCCATCATATTTACCTCACGCCGCAGGGCGCGCTGCCGTTTTGCGTTTACAATACGCGCGTTCGCGGCAAGGGCGTCCTGCAGATGGGCGGCGGGTGCGGGTGACCTGCTGCATTCCCTTTTCGTCCGCACAACCTTGGAGATACGTAACGATCTACACAAACGATCGCCGCATGGCGATTGACCTTCGGCGTCGCTAGTCGATACATTGAACGACAGTGAATTTCGCCGGGAAACAGCACCGAATGTCGAACGTCCGCAACAGGCGCGTCTTATTCGTCAACGTCGCCGCTCCCTATCCGGGTCCGGTCGCCAGTTTTCCGCTTGCGGGCCTGCTGTTGCATGCGCACGCGCGCGAGGCCGGCCTGATCGATGCAGCCGCGTACTTCGACCAATATGTCGAGCGCAAGTCGGTCGATGCGGTCGCCGATCGCGTGGTCGGCGGCGACTTCGGTGTGGTGGTCTTGACGGCCAAGACCTCCGCCGCGCAGAACGTCGGCAAAATCGCCCAGGAGATCAAGCGGCGCGCGCCGCACGTCGTGACGATGTTTGGCGGCCCGCATCCCAGCGCGCTGCCTTACGACGCGCTGGAAAATCCCGCGGTCGACTACGGCGCGTATGGCGAGGGCGAATTGACGTTCACGTCGATGCTGCGCGCGATTCAGAACGGCGAGGATCCCGCGGGACTTCCGGGCGTCGTGTACCGCCAGGATGGGACGGTTGTCGCCGGGCCGGCGCCTCTTGTCGAGGAAGACCCCGACAATCTTCCGCTGCCCGCCTGGGAGACCATCGATCCGCGTCCGTATTGGCGAACCTTCGGCATGTCTGCCGTCGGAAAGCGTCCCTATTTCACGATTTTCACCTCGCGCGCGTGCCCGTACCCGTGCACCTACTGCCACAAGATCTTCGGCAAGAAATTCCGCGGGCGCTCCTCCGACAGTGTCGTCCGGGAGATGAAGTGGCTCAGGGATCTTCACGGCGTCAGCGAATTCGAGATCGTGGATGACATCTTCAATATCAAGGAAGACCGGGCGATCGAGATCCTCGATCGGATTCACGCCGAAATTCCCGACGCGACGCTCCACTTCCCGAACGGGCTTCGCACCGACATCATGAGCGAGCGCTACATCGACGCCATGAAGCGCGCGGGCACCGTGCTCGTCGGTTTTGCCTTCGAATCCGCCTCGCCGCGCCTGCAGAAGACCATGCGAAAGCGCCTCGACCTCGAGGCCGCCCGGGCGAACCTTGCCAAGTGCAGCGCGCGCGGAATCTTTTGCCTCGGCTTTTTCATGCTCGGTTTTCCGGGCGAAACGGCCGAGGACATGGAGCACACCGTCAACTTCGCCGTGAAATCCCGGCTCGGCGGCGCGTTTTTTTACCGCGTCAAACCGTTCAAGGGCACGGAAATGTACGAACAGCTTTCCGCGCCGCAAAAGGCCATGCTTGATTCCAACCCGGACTGGATGTTCTACGACAGCCAGTTCGGCAACGTTTCCGACGCGTCGATCGAGGACATCCTGCGCGTGCACCGGCGCGCGTACCTGCGTTTCTACGTCTCGCCGACGCGCATCCTGCGCATTCTCCGGACGCATCCGCGCCCCTTCCGCATGGTCGGCGCCACCATCCGGGAGATCGCGCGCAAGGTCATTTCCTTCCGTTTCACCGGGCGAATCGGAGCGTCGGCGCCGGTGCCGCTTCGCCCCACCGAAGACGTCGGCTAGCGCGCACGCGCCGCGCGGCTACCCGCCCGACCCGGCGGGCCTGAGCGCGCGATTCAGATCGATCTCAAAAGTGCCCGCCGAGGTGCGAACCACAAGCCGGTCGCCGGTGATGTCCGGTTGAAGATAGCGGGCGATCGGTCCGACGAAGATGCGCTGCCGCACGACATGGCGATCCACGTCCCAGACGATGATGTCGCCGCGAAAGTAGTCGGACAGATACAGGAGCCGGCGTTTCGGATCGAAGGTTGGATTGCGGATGCCGTCGCCAAGCCGGTGGCGCGACACTTCCTCCAGCGTATCGGCGTCCACCTCCACGAGATCGCCGTTGAAAAACGCCGCGACCCAGAGACGCCGCGCCTTCGGATCGATCTCCAGGAAAAACGCATACACGAACGGGAGCCGGGCGCTCGTTCGCCACCGCATCGTTTC of the bacterium genome contains:
- a CDS encoding NAD-dependent malic enzyme, with amino-acid sequence MRRDTIDTIFRVRIKHEPGELSRFTAAIADEGGLFGELTIVRIGEGDTIRDITVEARDEEHTRRLIDVARRLEGVELLETFDRVFESHRGGKLHSTSRVEIRQLGDLRQIYTPGVARVAKAIERDPELAWELTGIGNSVGIMTNGSRVLGLGNIGPLASLPVMEGKAVLYDRFAQVSATPILIDTLDPEEFVATVLRIAPGFGAIHLEDIRTPDCFFIESTLRAKLDKPVFHDDQHGTAIVALAAIINACRLTGLDLRTARLGQIGLGAAGTAIASLALAYGVKDVLVTDVSDEAIARLTARGARTVELPALMHEADIVIATTGRPRLIDPSMVKKGQVIFALSNPFPEIEPQKAREAGAAFAGDGRSINNALAYPGLIKGALLARSRTVTVAMLIDAAEAIAAHAAPGEVVPSPLDPKVHEAVRDAAANRAREQGLAGTARTSRAVRPVEE
- a CDS encoding radical SAM protein, yielding MWTKDITSLCPDCETEIPGQIFSRGGDLYLRRTCETHGETEVFFWRDEKTYRACLPENGHARSLPAGPLRIFSPETESFLTTLAIDITERCNLTCPTCVSAAKHIGDVGYEDGDLPMATLLDLIPDYRGREKKPNISLIGGESSLRRDLPEFVEAIIAQKGITPRLNSNGILLMDEARIERLWQAGLRWVILQFDGFTPAPSIEFRGADLSKQKFKVIERLSKRGFNIHLACMVARGVNDGEIGDILRFASSHANIRRVSFYPRSHIGRIEDHEAGSTHVIDVMNAIENGTGGEVTADDLLASKRLGERIHKVTHHPMFRPRPCIFPALLMREGDRLLSCHKLFSPASAWRHPRAFAKLARYGRRLLAPDDAGYPPDFLFINIEKFYDGHAFDVAGAHNCHHIYLTPQGALPFCVYNTRVRGKGVLQMGGGCG
- a CDS encoding radical SAM protein; translated protein: MSNVRNRRVLFVNVAAPYPGPVASFPLAGLLLHAHAREAGLIDAAAYFDQYVERKSVDAVADRVVGGDFGVVVLTAKTSAAQNVGKIAQEIKRRAPHVVTMFGGPHPSALPYDALENPAVDYGAYGEGELTFTSMLRAIQNGEDPAGLPGVVYRQDGTVVAGPAPLVEEDPDNLPLPAWETIDPRPYWRTFGMSAVGKRPYFTIFTSRACPYPCTYCHKIFGKKFRGRSSDSVVREMKWLRDLHGVSEFEIVDDIFNIKEDRAIEILDRIHAEIPDATLHFPNGLRTDIMSERYIDAMKRAGTVLVGFAFESASPRLQKTMRKRLDLEAARANLAKCSARGIFCLGFFMLGFPGETAEDMEHTVNFAVKSRLGGAFFYRVKPFKGTEMYEQLSAPQKAMLDSNPDWMFYDSQFGNVSDASIEDILRVHRRAYLRFYVSPTRILRILRTHPRPFRMVGATIREIARKVISFRFTGRIGASAPVPLRPTEDVG